The Lycium barbarum isolate Lr01 chromosome 12, ASM1917538v2, whole genome shotgun sequence genome includes a region encoding these proteins:
- the LOC132622596 gene encoding rab escort protein 1-like, translating into MKEQKQNRLSLSASGSYKGVCLASEQELFSNKLILAPSFVVQSPPPHSSPDACDFGSGNTTEKLARSICISKHSLKLDVANCLAFFPPRWEEAVTCSHQCAVRIPVSGSSGDSNSADDQIETGDAKPALLWSALYTQELAKFQDVLDNIICSPCQMGVLP; encoded by the exons ATGAAAGAACAGAAACAGAATCGCCTTTCTCTCTCT GCTAGTGGGAGTTACAAGGGTGTTTGCTTGGCTTCTGAACAAGAATTGTTCAGCAATAAGCTGATATTAGCTCCATCTTTTGTGGTTCAATCCCCACCACCTCATTCTTCCCCTGATGCTTGTGATTTTGGCTCGGGAAATACTACTGAGAAGCTGGCGAGGAGTATATGCATCTCAAAGCACTCTTTGAAATTGGATGTAGCCAATTGTTTGGCATTTTTTCCTCCTAGAT GGGAAGAAGCTGTTACATGCAGCCATCAATGTGCTGTTCGCATTCCTGTTTCTGGAAGTTCTGGAGATAGTAATTCTGCAGATGACCAAATTGAAACTGGGGATGCAAAACCTGCTTTACTTTGGAGTGCCTTGTACACTCAAGAACTTGCTAAG TTTCAGGATGTACTGGATAACATCATTTGTAGCCCATGCCAGATGGGAGTATTACCATGA